Part of the Rhodobacteraceae bacterium M385 genome is shown below.
CCCCGAGGCTGTCGGCACCTGAAGATTGCCAAGCTCGGACAAGGACCGTTCCTCGTAAGGAAAGCGCACCCGGATATCGAGCGAGCCGTCCGCGTCATCGGGGCGATAATCCGCCACGGCAATCCCCCGGGTCAGTAGTTGCAAGGCTTGGCCCAAAAGGCTGACATCCGCGCCATAGCGCGCCGCCTCGGCCCGGTTCACGATGACCGCGACCTCTACCCCCGGAAGCGGGCGCGTATCGGTGACATCCGTGAACCCGCCGACCTCATCCATAATGCCGCGCACGATGGCCACGGCCTCTTCCTGGGCTTCCGGCGATCTTGCGCGGATTTGCAGGTTGATCGGTTTGCCCGCCGAGGGCCCGCCGGTTTCGGTCTGCACCTGCACGTCAATGCCAGGAATGTCGGCCACGGCGGCGCGGATATCCACGCCAAGGGTCTCGGCGGTGCGGCGCATGTCCCAATCAATCAGCTCCAATTGGATCGTTCCGATTGTCTCCTCGTCGCCGCTCCCCGCGCTCATGGTGGACCGAGCGTAGACACTGGCCACTTCATCGAAATCAAGCATCCGGTCTTCCACCATCCGCACCAATGCGTCGCGTTGATAGATCGAGAAATTATCGCGCGCCCGCACCTGCACCTGCATCACGTCAGGTTCCACCGAGGGGAAGAAGCTGACGCCATTGCCGAATTGGCCATAGATGCCAAAGCTGCCCAGAAGCATAGCAATTGTAAGCAAAAGCGTCGCGCCGGGGCGCAACAACGCCCATTGCAGCAGGCGGACGTAAGCGCCGGTGAGCCCCCGGATATCACGGGGATCTCCAGTTTCAGCCGCCTCCATCGCCTGTTTCGCCGCCGCCGATTGCGGTTGTTTCTTGCCAATGATCCCACCCACGACGGGAATGAAGATCAACGCCATGAACAGCGACGCCGAAAGGGTCAGGATCACGGTGATCGGCATGAATTTCATGAACTCCCCCACCATGCCGGTCCAAAACAGCAGCGGGAAGAACACGCTGAGCGTTGTGGCGGTCGAGGCGATGATCGGCCACGCCATGCGCTTGGCGGCGAAGGCATAGGCCTGCTTGGGCTTGGCACCCTCTTGCAGCTGCCGTTCCGCCAATTCTGTCGTCACAATAGCGCCGTCCACCAACATGCCGACCACTAGGATCAAGGCGAACAGCACCACGATATTCATCGTGTAGCCCATCGCCCAAAGCGCCGTGACACCGGCCAAAAACGCGCCGGGTATGGCCAGCCCCACAAGGATGGCCGAGCGGAAGCCCAAGGCGTAGACGATCACGATCATCACCAAGGCCACGGCCGCAATCACGTTGGCTTCCAGGTCGCTCAGCAGGTCTTGCACCTGTTCGCTTTGGTCGTTGAGGTAAGTGATCTCCACCGTTTCCGGCCAATCAACGCGCAGCTCTTCCACCAAGGCGCGCACCTGCGCCACCGTCTCGATGATATTCGCGCCCGATCGTTTCGTGATCTCCAGCGCCAAGGCAGGCTGCCCGTCAATGCGGGCGTAGCCCGTGGGGTCATCGAATGTGCGGCGCACTGTGGCGACATCGCCAAAGGTCACAACGGTCCCGTCGCGCACCAAGACCGGCATGCCCATGACGTCTTGCAGGTCTTCGATCAGCCCCGGCACGGTCAGCACGATCCGCCCTGCCCCGGTTTCAATCGCCCCCGCCGCGATCAGGCGGTTGTTGCGGGTGATCTGGCCGATCAATTCGTCGAACGACAGGTCGTAGGTCTGGAACACGGTGGGGTCGATCAGGACCTCTAGAAACTCCGTGCGCTGGCCGCCGATATCGACCTCTAACACGCCGGTCAGAGCTTCGATTTCTTCCTGCAATTCCTCGGCCAAAGCGTTCAACGTGCGCTCGGGCACTGGGCCGGAAAGGACGGCCGTGATGATCGGGAACAGCGCGGTGTTAATTTCGGTCACCGATATGTCGTAGGCGTCGTCGGGAAGTTCTCCCTGCACGCGGTCAACCGCGACGCGGATGTCGGCCAGCGCCTCATCGTTATCGCCGCCAGGCT
Proteins encoded:
- a CDS encoding efflux RND transporter permease subunit — translated: MNTLIDAAFSRSRVIFIALLMVLTVGAIAYVSIPKEANPEVPLPLFYVHTGLDGISPTDSERLLIEPMEQEFAGISGLQSMEAFAAEGSASIQLEFQPGGDNDEALADIRVAVDRVQGELPDDAYDISVTEINTALFPIITAVLSGPVPERTLNALAEELQEEIEALTGVLEVDIGGQRTEFLEVLIDPTVFQTYDLSFDELIGQITRNNRLIAAGAIETGAGRIVLTVPGLIEDLQDVMGMPVLVRDGTVVTFGDVATVRRTFDDPTGYARIDGQPALALEITKRSGANIIETVAQVRALVEELRVDWPETVEITYLNDQSEQVQDLLSDLEANVIAAVALVMIVIVYALGFRSAILVGLAIPGAFLAGVTALWAMGYTMNIVVLFALILVVGMLVDGAIVTTELAERQLQEGAKPKQAYAFAAKRMAWPIIASTATTLSVFFPLLFWTGMVGEFMKFMPITVILTLSASLFMALIFIPVVGGIIGKKQPQSAAAKQAMEAAETGDPRDIRGLTGAYVRLLQWALLRPGATLLLTIAMLLGSFGIYGQFGNGVSFFPSVEPDVMQVQVRARDNFSIYQRDALVRMVEDRMLDFDEVASVYARSTMSAGSGDEETIGTIQLELIDWDMRRTAETLGVDIRAAVADIPGIDVQVQTETGGPSAGKPINLQIRARSPEAQEEAVAIVRGIMDEVGGFTDVTDTRPLPGVEVAVIVNRAEAARYGADVSLLGQALQLLTRGIAVADYRPDDADGSLDIRVRFPYEERSLSELGNLQVPTASGLVPISNFVTFAPTERVGTIRRLDERRVVTIEANVAPDVLVNDQVIALTAALEAAELPAGAEYTFAGEAEDQADAMIFLVSAFIAAIVLMFVILVTQFNNFYQSFIVMSAIIFSVAGVLLGLVITGRPFGVVMGGIGVIALAGIVVNNNIVLIDTYNDLKRAGQSPLEAALRTGAQRLRPVVLTSITTALGLMPMVIGLNINFFTREIVYGAPSTQWWTELSSAIAGGLIVATILTLVVTPAMLMLGEKRANRAVPTPKPMVDPALS